The window CCCGGCACGCCGGTGAGCTGCAGCGGGTGCTCGACGCCTGGGCCGACCTGGCCTGACGGACGTCTCGCGGCGACCCAGATCCGGCCGGCGCCTAGGAGCAGGCGGCCTCGCGCAGCGCCGCCAGCCCGGCGAGGTCGCCCTCCCCGAGGTCGTCCTGCCCGGAGTGCTCCGGCGCCATGAGCTGTCGCGGGTCGTCGCTGTGCCCCAGGCCGAGCACGTGCAGCAGCTCGTGGACGAGGACCGGCTCGGGGTCGGTGCGTCGGAAGAAGCCGCCGGGCACGTCGGTGTCGATCACGACCATGCCGCCGACGGAGTGCCCGCCCCCGCCAGGACCCTGCACGTAGGTCGAGCCGCCGATGCCGGCCGTGGCTCCAACGAGCTCGGGCACCTCCTCCTCGTCGGCCCACATGAGGAGGACCGGGCCGGCGTCCCGGTCGCGATAGGTCCGGTCGTCGGTCTCGCCGACGACCTCGAGGGCGAAGCCGCTCGCCTCCGAGACGCGGGAGACCGCGGAGGCGACGAGGCCCTCGTAGCCCTCCGGAGCGCCCTGCGGGTTGACCTCGATCGGCACGGTGCCCTCGCAGGGCCAGGTGATCGGGGCGCCCCGCGGGGTGGTGGCCATGTAGGTCCAGCCGTCGCCGCCGGACCCCGGGACGCCGACGACCGGGTCGATGACGACGTCGCGCAGGTCGGTGAGGGCGAGCGTGGGCGAGAGCACGACCGTGCCCACGATGACGGAGCCCACCACGACCAGCGTGCCGAGCACGCCGCCGCAGGAGCGCCCTCGCCGTGGTGCCTCGGTCATCCCGACAGTGTCGCCCACGAACCTGGCCGGTGCGGGGCGACAGCCGGCCCTGGTCGCGGCACGATGGCGCCATGGCGACCTACGAGGTGCACGGGGCAGGAGTCGCGCGCTGCCGCGAGCTCATCGACGCGCGGCAGTACGTCCTCGACTCCGAGTGGTCGGAACGGCAGCCGGACGCCGCCGCGGAGAACGCCTACCTCGAGAGGCACCCCATGGAGGACTACGCCGCGTGGCACCTGGGCCTGACGGTGGGCGCCACCGACGGCACCAAGGGCCGCTACGCCTTCGTCCACGGCGACTTCCGCCGGGTGCACCGCTCGGCGCTGATCGCCTGCGTCTTCCGGGCCGCGCAGTGGCGGCACAAGGCGGTCGAGCTGGCCGCGCACGACCTGCTGCAGCGGCTGGACCGGGCGGCCGGGATCGGCACCGACCGGTGACCTAGCGGGCGGCCGCCCACTCCGCCGCGGCGTGCACCAGGGTGACGGCGTCCAGCTCCGCGAGCCGGTCGAGCTCGACCCAGCGGACGTCGTCGGTGCTGCCGTCGACCTCGACGGTGAGGGTGCCGCCGGTGACCCGGGCGAGGTAGACGACCTGAAGCCCCTGCAGGGACAGGCCCTGCGGCGAGAAGCTGAGGCGGTCGGCGGGCGGGATCCAGTGGTTGCGGACGCCGAGCAGACCCTCGAGCTCGACGCTCAGACCGGTCTCCTCGTGGACCTCGCGCAGGCAGGTCTCCTCCGGGGTCTCGCCGAGCTCCATGCCGCCGCCGGGCAGGGTCCATCCGCCGACGACGCGACCGTCGTGCCGCGTCTCGCTCCAGTGCGGCAGGAGGACCCTGCCGTCCTGCTCGATCCACGCGTAGCAGCCCACCCTGGTGTCGTAGTCCACCGGGACAGGGTAGGCCGACGGCGCGGTCCCGCGGCCTCCCTGCCGTGTGGTGAGATTGAGCGGTGGCAGGGACCAGGGCGGAGGCGCGGGCGCGCGTGATGCGGCGCCGGCGCGTGCTGGCGACCGGCACGGCCGCGGTGCTGCTCGCGGCCGGTGCCACCGGGACCGCCGCGCTGCTCGGCGACCGGGGGCAGGACCCGTCGACGGCGTCCCGGGAGACGGCGGCGGAGACCGCCCCGGCCACCCAGGAGCCGTCGCCCTCGGCGTCAGCCGAGACCAGGACGCCCAGGCCGGTCGACGCCCCGCGCGAGCGGATCGCCGGCTACACGGCGTCGGAGCGCGAGCCGCAGCCGATCCCCGACGGGCTGCGGCCCTACCAGGACGGCGTGATCACCGAGCTGGGGACCGGCGACGTCGACGAGGAGGGCGTCCGCGTCTTCGTCGCCACCTGGGACGGCCAGACCTACGACCATCCGGTCGCCCAGGCGCAGTACGCCCTGAAGCTGATGGAGTCCTACCGGCTGACGGGCGAGCGGGCCTACCTGGAGATGGCCGAGAAGAACGCCCAGCGCATCGTCGACCGCCGCCACGAGATCGACGGCGCGTGGTACTTCCCCTACGACTTCGAGTTCGACCTGCACCGCAACGGCCGGGGCGTGCTGACGCCCCCCTGGGCCTCCGGCATGGCCTCGGGCCAGGCGCTCTCGACCTTCGTCCGGCTCCACGAGATCACCGGCGAGCAACGCTGGCGCGACGCGGCCGACCGCACCTTCGCCGCCTTCCTGCAGGCCCCCGACGGGGAGGGCTACTTCAGCTCGTTCGTCGACGACGACGGCCGCCTGTGGCTGGAGGAGTACTCCCGCTATCCGGTCATGACCAGCGAGCGGGTCCTCAACGGGCACATGTGGTCGATGTACGGCATCTGGGACTACTGGATGATGAACGGCTACGACCATGCCGATGCCGAGAGCCTGTGGCGCGGCGCGCTGCACACCCTGGAGCAGACGGCGGGCCGGGACTTCCGCAACCCCGGGTGGGCGAGCCGCTACTCGATCTGGCAGGGGCAGCTGGCCCACACCTACCACCGGTACCACCAGGAGCAGTTCCTGATGATCTACCGGATGTCGCACGATCCCGTCTGGGCCCAGCACGCGCAGGACTACCGGTCCGACTTCCCGGTCTGGCGCGCGAGCGAGGGCACGGCCGTGCTGACGCCGCGCACCACGGCGGCCTACCGGCTCGACGACAAGGCCGCGCACATCTCCGACCGCACGATGACCGTGCAGGAGACCCGGGAGCTCTCGCTCGACGCACCGGTCGAGCTCGCCTGGGACCGACGGGGCAAGGTCCCGGACGGGCCCAACGTCATCCGGCTCGCCGAGGGGGACCTGAAGGGCTGGTGGGTCGAGGAGGGCTACGGGCGCGCCTGGGTCAAGGAGCTCGTCGAGGAGCACGTCTACGCGCCCGACCTCCAGCTCTCCGTGGAGGCGGAGGTCGAGGTGGCGGTCTACCGCTACGACGAGGAGGGCGACGAGATCGACTCGCGCCTGGTCACGCTCGAGCCGGGGGTGCGCCATCCGAGCGACCGGTCCGCCTACACCGCAGGGCGGCCGTCCTACCACCTCTCCGGCGGAGAGCTCGAGGGCTGGTGGCTCCCGCTGCAGCCCGAGGTCAGGATGTGGCGCGACCCTGCGCCGGGCGAGGGCTGAGGGCTACTGCCCGAGGCCGCCCAGCAGCGTCTCGAAGTCGGGGACGTCCTCGTCGAGGTCGTTGCCGGAGCGGCGGCGCGGGCGCAGGTCCTCGGCGCCCGGGACGAAGCCCGCGACCGCTCCGCGCTCGGCGACGACCAGCGCCGCGAGCTCGGACGCGGCGCGCGTCACGCGGGCGGTGAGGGCGTCGGCCTCGCCGCCGCCGAAGTCCTCGGTCGCGGCGAAGACCCCGGTCGGCACCACCACGGCGCGCAGATAGCTGAAGAGCGGGCGCAGCGCGTGGTCGAGGACCAGCTGGTGGCGCGCGGTGCCGGCGGTGGCGGCGACGAGGACCGGCGTGCCGGTGAGCGAGTCGGGGTCGAGCACGTCGATGAACAGCTTGAACAGGCCGGCGTAGCTCGCGGCGAAGACGGGCGTCACCGCGACGACGCCGTCGGCCGAGCTGACCAGCTCGCGGGCGCGACGCACGGCCGGGGTGGGCAGGCCACCGGTGGTGAGGGTGGTCACCAGGTCGGAGGCCAGCTCGCGCAGCTCGATCACCTCGGTCTCGACGCTCTCGCCGCGGGCGCCGACCTGCGCGGCGACCGCCTCGGCGATGCGGTCGGCCAGGAGGCGGGTGGACGACGGACGCGACAGTCCGGCAGTGATGACGACGATGCGGCGGGACACGACGTGAGCTCCCTCGGGGATCGGGTGTGCGGTGCGACGGGGTGGAGTGAGGGCCGGGGTGCCGGCCGGGACGGCCCGGCCGGCACCCGACGGCTCAGGAGGTGACGACGGTCTCCGCGGCCCGGACCGGCGCGACCAGGTGGTGCGGCGCGTCGGGACCGGCGGCGACCAGGCTGGCGTGCGTGGGCGGGTCGCTCGGGACGTGGCTCGGGCGGCGCGCCTCGAACTCGCGGCGCAGCACCGGCACGACCTCGCGGCCCAGGATCTCCAGCTGCTCCAGCACGACCTCGGTCGGCAGACCGGCGTGGTCCATGAGGAAGAGCTGGCGCTGGTAGTCGCCCACGGCGTCGGCGAAGCCCAGCGTGCGCTCGATGACCATCTCGGGCGTGCCGACGGTCAGCGGCGTGGCCCGGGTGAACTCCTCCAGGCTCGGGCCGTGGCCGTAGACCGGGGCGTTGTCGAAGTAGGGCCGGAAGAACCGCTTGGCCTCGGCCTCCGTGCCGGCCATGAACACCTGGCCACCCAGACCCACGATCGCCTGGTCGGCGCTGCCGTGACGGTAGTGCTCGAAGCGGCGCCGGTAGAGCTTCACCATCTGCGCGGTGTGCTCCATGTTCCAGAAGATGTTGTTGTGGAAGAAGCCGTCGCCGTAGTAGGCGGCCTGCTCGGCGATCTCGGTCGAGCGGATCGAGCCGTGCCACACGAACGGCGGG of the Ornithinimicrobium humiphilum genome contains:
- a CDS encoding matrixin family metalloprotease, which encodes MTEAPRRGRSCGGVLGTLVVVGSVIVGTVVLSPTLALTDLRDVVIDPVVGVPGSGGDGWTYMATTPRGAPITWPCEGTVPIEVNPQGAPEGYEGLVASAVSRVSEASGFALEVVGETDDRTYRDRDAGPVLLMWADEEEVPELVGATAGIGGSTYVQGPGGGGHSVGGMVVIDTDVPGGFFRRTDPEPVLVHELLHVLGLGHSDDPRQLMAPEHSGQDDLGEGDLAGLAALREAACS
- a CDS encoding NUDIX hydrolase; protein product: MDYDTRVGCYAWIEQDGRVLLPHWSETRHDGRVVGGWTLPGGGMELGETPEETCLREVHEETGLSVELEGLLGVRNHWIPPADRLSFSPQGLSLQGLQVVYLARVTGGTLTVEVDGSTDDVRWVELDRLAELDAVTLVHAAAEWAAAR
- a CDS encoding D-glucuronyl C5-epimerase family protein; translation: MAGTRAEARARVMRRRRVLATGTAAVLLAAGATGTAALLGDRGQDPSTASRETAAETAPATQEPSPSASAETRTPRPVDAPRERIAGYTASEREPQPIPDGLRPYQDGVITELGTGDVDEEGVRVFVATWDGQTYDHPVAQAQYALKLMESYRLTGERAYLEMAEKNAQRIVDRRHEIDGAWYFPYDFEFDLHRNGRGVLTPPWASGMASGQALSTFVRLHEITGEQRWRDAADRTFAAFLQAPDGEGYFSSFVDDDGRLWLEEYSRYPVMTSERVLNGHMWSMYGIWDYWMMNGYDHADAESLWRGALHTLEQTAGRDFRNPGWASRYSIWQGQLAHTYHRYHQEQFLMIYRMSHDPVWAQHAQDYRSDFPVWRASEGTAVLTPRTTAAYRLDDKAAHISDRTMTVQETRELSLDAPVELAWDRRGKVPDGPNVIRLAEGDLKGWWVEEGYGRAWVKELVEEHVYAPDLQLSVEAEVEVAVYRYDEEGDEIDSRLVTLEPGVRHPSDRSAYTAGRPSYHLSGGELEGWWLPLQPEVRMWRDPAPGEG
- a CDS encoding FMN reductase; the protein is MSRRIVVITAGLSRPSSTRLLADRIAEAVAAQVGARGESVETEVIELRELASDLVTTLTTGGLPTPAVRRARELVSSADGVVAVTPVFAASYAGLFKLFIDVLDPDSLTGTPVLVAATAGTARHQLVLDHALRPLFSYLRAVVVPTGVFAATEDFGGGEADALTARVTRAASELAALVVAERGAVAGFVPGAEDLRPRRRSGNDLDEDVPDFETLLGGLGQ
- a CDS encoding LLM class flavin-dependent oxidoreductase; translation: MQFGVFSVGDVTPDPTTGRTPSEGERIEAMTRIALKAEEVGLDVFATGEHHNPPFVPSAPTTHLAFIAAQTERIVLSTSTTLITTTDPVRIAEDYAFLQHLAQGRVDLMMGRGNTGPVYPWFGKDIRQGIPLAVENYHLLRRLWREEVVNWQGKFRTPLQGFTSTPRPLDGTPPFVWHGSIRSTEIAEQAAYYGDGFFHNNIFWNMEHTAQMVKLYRRRFEHYRHGSADQAIVGLGGQVFMAGTEAEAKRFFRPYFDNAPVYGHGPSLEEFTRATPLTVGTPEMVIERTLGFADAVGDYQRQLFLMDHAGLPTEVVLEQLEILGREVVPVLRREFEARRPSHVPSDPPTHASLVAAGPDAPHHLVAPVRAAETVVTS